Part of the Arthrobacter sp. MMS18-M83 genome is shown below.
CGGGGCTCGCGTCCGCCTTGTGGGCAGTGATCATAGATAAGCAGGGCGGCGGGTCTTTCGTCAACCGTGGCCTGGCGGATGAAATCGCCTACGGCATCCTCTGGACCTCGGATAGTTTGGGCATCGGTCTAGGTAGTAATCGATCTTCTTCATTATGGACCATGCTGCTGAGCACCATCGGGATTGTTGGTACGTCGTTGTTTGTGGCCGTGGTCTTGGTCTGTTTCCGGCGCAGCTTCGGCCTCCCGGAAAGGTTGCCCGCCGCACTGTCGCTGGTGGGTTTTGTGTCAGCCGCGTTTGTGTCTTTCGCCGACTTTGCCTCACCTATAATGTGGTCGTTGATTTGCTTTTGCTTCGCGGCAAGATCGCCGATACCGGAAACGGATCTCTCGAGTACAGCTCCGGGACCGCTGGCGTCCGCGAAGCTCGTCTTTCCCTCTGGTCGATCCGCCGAGCTAAACCGCGTTTCAGAGCCTTCTGTGGGGCCTTGACGATCAGATCATTTATCGCTGGCGCCCAGCGACGGGGTCTGCCGCGTGAGATTTCGGCTAATTGAGGCGAACAATAGCTCGCTTCAAGCCGTCGCATGAGCGGGGAGAATAATCCTAAAGTGTCTTCAGCTCGAGCGGCATAGGACAAAATAGGACAAGAGCGTTTAACCGGCTCTTCGCATTTAGGCATGGTTGGGTTGCTTGATTCGGTAGGGGCAGTGACCGTCGGCAGCGAGTAGGCATCTGAGTCTGTAGTTGGTGAAGTTGCGGAAGCCGCGGGCTATTCTGCGGGTGGTTTCGATGACGCCGTTGATCGCTTCGGTGGGTCCGTTGGAAGCGCCGCGGGTGTCGAAGTAGGCCAGGATCGCGGCCTTCCATTGTTTGAGTGTCCGGCCCAGTCGTGAGACCTCGGGGATCGGGCAGGACGGGAACGAGGAGATCACCTCGTTGACGAGTTCCCTGCCCCGCTCCGGCCTGGCGTGGTAGATGTTTCGGAGCTTCTGGTAGCACTGCCAGGCCAGGGTGACTTCGTGGTCCGGGTCCCCGAGGGTGAGTTTCGCGTCGAGCCGGGCGGATTGCTTATCGGTGAGGTGTTCGGCGCCGATCTGCAGGGTCCGGCGGATCCCGTAGAGCGGGTCGCCCTTGCGGCCGCGGTGCCCGAGGGTCTCCCGCTGCACGCGGCGGCGGACCTCATCGACCATGGCTGATCCCAGTTTCACGACATGGAACCCGTCCAGCATCGTGATGGCCTCGGGCAGTACGTCTCGGATCGCGTTCGCGTAGCCGCGGAACGGATCCAGCGCTGCCGTCTTGATCCCGGCGGTGAATTCCTCGCCGCGGGCTTTGAGCCAGTCCGCGTAGGCCTTCCCGGACCGGCCCGGGACGAGGTCCAGCAACCTGGCGTGCACCACGCCGTTCCCGTCGCGGGTGTGGTCCACGATTCCCGTGACCATCCCGGATCCGGGCGGGCCGGTATGGGACCAGACATGCTCATCGACTCCGAGCGCGTTCACCCCGGCCAGCCTGCCGGTCGCTGCGATCCGCCGGGCAGCCTCTGCGTTGATGGCGTCCCAAGGCGTGTGCCAGGAGACGCCGAGCTGGTGGGCCAGGGCGGAGACGGAGGTGTCGAAACGCTGCAGGCCGTCGGTCGCCCACGCAACGGCCCTGCCAGTGAGTTTTGCCCGGGGCCCGGCCAACTCATGCTCTTCGGTGAAGGTGGTCCTGGGGAGTCAGGGCCCGGGCATCGCCAGACACGTTTGGCCCACAGCAGCCGCACCGGCCGCCCGAAACACGGGGTGTCATGGAGCCGGACCTGCCGGCGGCCGTGCCCGACCGCGACGACACCGCAGTCCGGACAACCGCTAACGGTTTCGGCTGTCTCGACGTGCAGAACCAGGCCGGTCCCGGCCGCGGTGACAGAGCAGACGTGGATGCCGTCGACACCAAGAAGCGCGTCGGCCCGCTCGCACCAGCGACCACCCGGGCAGGAAGTAGCATTGGGCATATCAGGGTCTCTTTTTTATTTGGAAGCTTGGTCGCTACCAATTCAAAGAGGCCCTGACCCCTCTTCTCCCGCACCACGCCGCAGCGGCATCCGGACACGCTCCTGCCCTCGGCGTCAGACGGCCCTAACCACGCTCATCTGCGAAGGGCCCGTAAAGTTGCTCTCCCCGGTTAGTTGTGGGCCTCTTATAAAAGAGCGGCTACGGTGCTTACCTCCTCGGTCTATTGGAATCAAGGCAGTCCGCGACCCCAATCCGAGCGCTTTCGTCTAACCCAGATTTTTCATCTGCCGCTGGTGGGCCGGCCGGGGGCGGCGTTGATCGCTGATCGGCTGTGATCTGGATTTTGGCGGGGCTGGAGTGGCCCTGGTGCCGCCGGGATCGGCGCGGATTTCCACTTCTCCGTTGGGTGTTTGTTCTGTGTCGTGGCGGTTGGAACCTTGGACCTGGCTACGTAGGCTTTGCCGGGGCGCTTTTCAGTCGCGCTGGGAGGTCTTTGATCCGGTCCAGCAGGACGGTGATGAGCTGTTTCTCCGGTGCCCTGTCTGGCAGGAGCAAGGTCCTCCGGCGGGCGCGGGTGATGATTTTCCCGGCGGTCGCGAAGAGCCGGTAGCGCCAGCGTTTGATGTCCCAGGACCTGGCGTGGTGGCCTTCCGGGAGGGCGGTGAGCTGCAGCCAGGAGGTGAGGTTCAATGCCAGGGCGGCGATGTTGGCCCAGGCCTGGTTCGCGGCGAAATCGTAGAACGGCAGCTTGCCCAGGCCGGTGTTCTTCAGGGTCTTGATCCGGTTCTCGCACCGGCCCCGGGCCCGGTGCCGGGCATCCAGGAACGGTCCGTGCCAGCGCGGTGCGTTCGTCAGGAACGCGGTGATGCGGTGCCCGTCCAGATCCAGCAGGGTCGGGGCCGCGCCGGGGTGCAGCGGCTCGGCCCGCAGGTAGATGTTCGTGCCCGGCGGGTAGTCCTTCAGCGGGATCACTTCGGTGGCGTTGATGACCCACGCGTTCGTGCGGTCGGTCCCGTGCTGGTCCAGGGCCGGTTGCCAGTACTGTTTGTCGTTGATCCAGTCGATCATGTGGGCTTTGGCTGCCGGGACCGGATACGAGACGGAGAACTGCACGCCCAAGGAGTGCAGGTGCCAGAGGAACTTCCGCGAGGCGCCGGCACTGTCGGTGCGGACCAGGATCCTCTGCCCGTCCAGCTTCCCATCGGGGAAGAAGCTCTCGGGCAACTGGGCCGTGGCGGTCTCGAAGACACGGATATGGTCATCGGCGCTGTTCGCCCCCGCGCTGCCGGGCCGCAACACGCAGGCGAGGATTTCCCCGGTGCCGTTGCCCGTGCCGTAATCGATGCTGGCGATGAACGGGGAGAAACCGTACCCGCCTTTGTACGTGCCCGCGGCCAGTTCCTTGTCACTGTGCGAGGTCACCAACGTGGCATCCAAGTCAACGATCAAGGGATCGGCGGCGGTTGCCTGGCCGCCGGGTTCGAAGTTCCCTGCAGCGTCCCAGGCCCTGGACCGCAGTTCCCGGGTCAGGGTCTCGAAGCCGTAGCTGAACAGTTCGGGGTTGGCGACGGTGCGTTCGAAAAACCGGGACACGGTCGCGTTCGAGGGCACCGGCCCGAAGATCCCGGGCGAGGAACGCAGCATGTCCAGGTCGCTGACGTGCTCGCCGCCGCCAGCGAGCATCAGGGCCAGGGAAGCGATGAGCCGGCCGGGCCGGTGTCGGGCGCCGGAAGGAGCGAACTGGCCAAGCCGGTCCTCGCAGAGTCCGCGGAAACCCAGCGCGTCGATCAATTCCGTCAGAATCTTCGTTCCGGCGTGGGACACCAGTGACTGGCCGGTGAAGCCAACCGCTGCAGCAGGGAAAAGCCGGGTAAAATGATGCATCGAAAGGGTGCTCCTCACGATCAGGAAAATATGGCGTCGAATACCACTATTTTCCCAGCTCAGAGCACCCTTTCACTGCTTTAACGCGCCACTCGCGCCAGCTGGCCACGAAAACCCCGGGCTAATCCCTTGGCAGCTCATGGGCCGCCGCGCCGTGTGCGACGCAAAAACGGTCGTGGT
Proteins encoded:
- a CDS encoding IS1380 family transposase, which encodes MHHFTRLFPAAAVGFTGQSLVSHAGTKILTELIDALGFRGLCEDRLGQFAPSGARHRPGRLIASLALMLAGGGEHVSDLDMLRSSPGIFGPVPSNATVSRFFERTVANPELFSYGFETLTRELRSRAWDAAGNFEPGGQATAADPLIVDLDATLVTSHSDKELAAGTYKGGYGFSPFIASIDYGTGNGTGEILACVLRPGSAGANSADDHIRVFETATAQLPESFFPDGKLDGQRILVRTDSAGASRKFLWHLHSLGVQFSVSYPVPAAKAHMIDWINDKQYWQPALDQHGTDRTNAWVINATEVIPLKDYPPGTNIYLRAEPLHPGAAPTLLDLDGHRITAFLTNAPRWHGPFLDARHRARGRCENRIKTLKNTGLGKLPFYDFAANQAWANIAALALNLTSWLQLTALPEGHHARSWDIKRWRYRLFATAGKIITRARRRTLLLPDRAPEKQLITVLLDRIKDLPARLKSAPAKPT